In one window of Henckelia pumila isolate YLH828 chromosome 1, ASM3356847v2, whole genome shotgun sequence DNA:
- the LOC140875114 gene encoding uncharacterized protein, with product MACTIDFRCLDEGFGGKTLKRKRSQHEAEKLQLLHPSSEEADMELDDGNPPPSKKHAVPSSSDPNVPSSFGRPTYDGVIAGKLSGRKWKEVRTHRASQVHVSRKGTTAEQRMKEKEIKKAYRERMNELKEEIRQNKQEKRKRREENAKKKQENILRSGTRLQKITNPNTLKKIAKSKQRKLLKVVPDDVLSNRRQKS from the coding sequence ATGGCGTGCACTATTGATTTTCGATGCCTGGACGAGGGGTTCGGAGGTAAAACCTTAAAGCGCAAGAGATCCCAGCATGAAGCAGAGAAGTTACAGCTTCTGCATCCATCTTCGGAAGAGGCAGACATGGAATTAGACGACGGAAATCCACCACCATCAAAGAAACACGCCGTTCCTTCATCCTCTGACCCCAACGTGCCATCTTCGTTTGGGAGACCTACCTACGACGGAGTGATTGCAGGGAAGTTGTCGGGAAGGAAGTGGAAGGAGGTTCGGACTCATCGGGCATCACAGGTTCATGTGAGCAGAAAAGGTACCACTGCGGAGCAGAGAATGAAGGAAAAGGAGATAAAGAAAGCTTACAGAGAGAGGATGAATGAACTGAAGGAGGAGATACGACAGAACAAACAGGAGAAGCGGAAGAGGCGCGAGGAGAATGCGAAGAAGAAgcaggaaaatattttgagatcAGGGACTAGGCTTCAGAAGATCACAAATCCTAACACACTGAAAAAGATTGCCAAGTCGAAGCAGCGCAAGCTTCTCAAAGTGGTTCCTGATGATGTCTTGAGCAACCGGAGGCAGAAAAGCTGA